A region of Haloplanus sp. XH21 DNA encodes the following proteins:
- a CDS encoding BREX protein BrxB domain-containing protein, whose amino-acid sequence MSQGSPSPFRDFKTKLCTFAKGQHGIRNPFVIAAVAPAIEHRVTDRLETWSTGRGKSPVVPDDITVQPIWLDELLPQTDVYKLLVDLGEPLAEIGGEKSSGERIAETMQDRLAEELVQGMIEHELGDAQLETQSHVVLLLNLGSLYPFTRALELLDELDRRNVKSTVGIPFPGDVVGGKLSFFGGESPHYYPAHQIDGQIQGVHLQ is encoded by the coding sequence ATGAGCCAGGGAAGTCCGTCGCCGTTCCGCGACTTCAAGACGAAGCTGTGTACGTTCGCGAAGGGCCAGCACGGAATCCGCAATCCGTTCGTCATCGCTGCCGTCGCCCCGGCGATCGAACATCGGGTCACGGACCGCCTCGAGACCTGGTCGACTGGCCGAGGGAAATCCCCGGTGGTTCCAGACGACATCACCGTGCAGCCGATCTGGCTCGACGAACTCCTCCCACAAACCGACGTGTACAAGCTCCTCGTCGATCTGGGCGAGCCCCTGGCTGAGATCGGCGGCGAGAAATCCTCGGGTGAGCGGATCGCGGAGACGATGCAGGATCGGCTCGCCGAAGAGCTCGTTCAGGGGATGATCGAACACGAGCTCGGCGACGCTCAGCTGGAGACGCAGAGTCACGTGGTGCTGCTGCTCAACCTGGGTAGTCTGTACCCGTTCACGCGCGCGTTGGAACTGCTCGATGAACTCGACCGACGAAACGTCAAGTCCACGGTCGGCATCCCGTTCCCCGGGGATGTCGTCGGGGGGAAGCTGAGCTTCTTCGGTGGCGAATCGCCACACTACTACCCCGCCCACCAGATCGACGGCCAGATCCAGGGGGTACATCTCCAGTGA